The sequence CTATCTTCTCAAGCCTCGGCACCTCCATGACGTTGGAGAGGCTCAACTCTTCCTTGAGCCTGGGGACGATCTCCTCACTGTAGAGCTGCTTGAGTCTGGGCGTCATTTGTCCAATACCTCGCCGCACTTTTTGCAGTACCTGACCTTGGTGCCGTCGTCGAGAAAGCGTTTGCCCACGCGCACGGGCCCCTTGCACTTGTCGCAGATGATCATCACGTTGGAGATGGCCAGCGGGGCCTCCTTCTCGATGATGCCGCCGTGGCGGTGCTTCTGGGTGGGCCGCTGGTGGCGCTTGACCATGTTGAGCTTCTCGACCACCACCTTGCCCTTCTCCCTTATGACGCGCGCGACCCTGCCGGTCTTGCCGCGCTCGCGGCCCGCCATGACCATCACCTGGTCGCCTTTCTTTATCTTGTATCTCGGGTGCTGCATCACCTTGACCTTCTCCCCCTGTCGCTTCAACGGGCGGCGCGACCGCCGCCGGGCTCCCGCCCCCGCGGCGTCCTCAGAGGACCTCCGGCGCGAGCGAGACTATCTTCATGAACTTCTTGGCGCGGAGCTCTCTGGCCACGGGACCGAAGATGCGGGTGCCCACGGGCTCGTTGTCCTTGTTCACCAGGACCACCGAATTCTCGTCGAACTTTATGTAGCTGCCGTCGGGACGGCGCGTACCCTTGACGGTGCGGACCACCACGGCCCTCACCACCGAGCCCTTCTTCACCTTCGAGTCGGCTATGGCCTCCTTTACGCTGGCCACGACGATGTCGCCTATGCGGGCGAACTTCTTGCCCGATGCGCCTATGACCTTGATACAGGAGACTTTCCTGGCGCCCGAGTTGTCGGCCACGTTGAGCCTGGTCTGCATCTGTATCATTTCGCACTCTCCACCAGGGCGGCCACACGCCAGCGCTTGCGGCGGCTCAGAGGCCGCACCTCGCTTATGACGACCCTGTCGCCCACCTTGTACTGGTTGTTCTCGTCATGGGCCATGTACTTCACGCGCCGCCTGACGAACTTCTTGTAGAGCGGATGCTTGACGAGCGTCGTGATGGAGACCACCACGGTCTTGTCCATGGCGTCGCTCACCACGCTGCCGGTCAGGCGTTTCTTCGTGCCTTTCTTAGCCGACATCTTGCGCCTCTCTCTCCTTCTGAGCCTTGACGGTCTTGACCCTTGCGATGTCCCTTCTGATCATGCGCAGCTTCAGCGGATTCTCGAGCTGGCCCGTGGCGTGCTGCATCCTCAGGTTGAAGCACTCCTTGGCGAGCTCGGCCTCCCTGCTCCTGAGCTCGTCAAGGGTCATCTCTCTCAGTTCCCTGGCCTTCATAGGGCTTCCCTCTTTACGAACTTGGTCGGGATGGAGAGCTTGTGGGCCGCGAGCCTGAAGGCCTCTCTGGCCACGGGCTCGGCCACGCCCTCCATCTCGTAGAGCACCCTGCCGGGTTTGACCACGGCCACCCAGTCCTCGGGGGCGCCCTTGCCGCTGCCCATGCGGGTCTCGGCCGGCTTCTTCGTTATGGGCTTGTCGGGGAATATCCTGATCCAGATCTTGCCGCCCCTCTTTATATGACGGGTCATGGCGATCCTGGCGGCCTCGATCTGTCTGGTCGATATCCAGCCGCGGCCCACGGCCTTGAGGCCGAAGTCGCCGAAGCTGAGCGTCGCGCCCCGGTGCGCAAGCCCGCGGCGCCTGCCCCTCTGCTGTTTCCTGTGCTTTACCTTCTTGGGCATCAACATGGCTGATTCACCTCTATGACTGACGGGCCGTGCCGGCGCCCTCGCCCCTGGGCCTCATGACCTCGCCCTTGTAGATGAGGACCTTCACTCCGATGACCCCGTAGGTGGTCTTGGCCTCGGCGAGCCCGTAATCTATGTCGGCGCGCAGGGTGTGGAGAGGGACGCGCCCCTCGCGGTACCACTCGCGCCTGGCTATCTCGGTCCCGCCGAGACGGCCCGAGCACATGACCTTTATGCCGGCGGCGCCCATGCGCCTGGACGTGGTGACCGCCTTCTTCATGGCCCTGCGGAAGGAGACCCGCCTTTCGAGCTGGAGCGCCACGTTCTCGGCCACGAGCTGGGCCTCGAGGTCCGGCTTCCTCACCTCCACTATGTCGACCTCCACGTCCTTGCCCACGAGCTTGACGAGATGACGCTTGAGCACGTCTATCTCCGAGCCGCGCTTGCCGATGACGATGCCAGGCCTCGCCGTGCGGATGATGACGCGCACCTTGTTGGAACGGCGCTCTATCTCTATCTTAGATATGCCGGCGTGGTAGAGCCTCTTCTTGATGAAGTCTCTTATCCTTATGTCTTCGTGAAGAAGGCTCTTGTACTCCTTGCCGCCGTACCACCTCGAGCTCCAGTCCTTGCAGACGCCGAGCCTGAAGCCTATGGGATGCACCTTCTGACCCAAGAACTACCTCCCTTCCTTCGCCTCTTCAACGACGATGGTGATGTGGCTGGTCCTCCTCTTTATGACGTTTCCGCGGCCCATGGCCCGGGCGCGCAGACGCTTTTGGGAAGGGCCCTGGTCGACGAAGGCCTTCTTCACGTAGAGCCTGTCGACATCGAGGTTCTTCGTGTTCTCGGCGTTGGCCACGGCGCTGCGGAGCACCTTCGAGACGTCGCGGCTTACGGCCTTGTTGATGAGCTCCAGCATGGCAAGGGCCTCGTCCACCTTCCTGCCCCTTATCCGGTCCACCACCAGTCTCGCCTTCTGCGGCGAGACGCCTATATACCTGGCTACGGCTCTCGCTTCCATCTCCTCTTACCTGCCCACCTTTGATTTCTTGAGCCCCGCGTGGCCGTGAAAGGTGCGTGTCGGCGAGAACTCGCCGAGCTTGTGGCCTATCATGTTCTCCGTTATGAAGACGGGGATGAACTTCTTGCCGTTGTGGACCGCTATGGTGTGCCCCACCATCTCGGGCACGATCATGGACCTGCGCGACCAGGTCTTTATGACCTTCCTGCTCTTGGACTCTCCTTCCCGCTCTATCTTCTCCATGAGATGAGCGTCCACGAAGGGGCCTTTCTTTAAGGAACGCACTACTTCCTCCCTTTCTTCCTGGACAGGATGTACTTGTCGCTCTGCTTGCGCCTTCTCGTCTTGTAGCCCTTGGCCGGCACGCCCCACGGGCTCTGGGGCTGGTTGCCGCCCTTGCTCTTGCCCTCTCCTCCGCCGTGGGGATGGTCCACCGGATTCATGCAGGTGCCCCTGACGTGGGGGCGGCGTCCGAGCCAGCGCACCCTGCCGGCCTTGCCGTATGTGACGTTCTCGTGGTCGCTGTTGCCTATCTGGCCGATGGTGGCGTAACACTCCTGGAGGACGAGTCTCATCTCGCCGGAAGGGAGCTTTATGGTCGCATACTTGCCTTCCTTGGCCATGAGCTGCGCATAGCCGCCGGCGCTTCGCACAAGCTGCCCCCCCTTGCCGACCTTCATCTCCACGTTGTGGATGAAGGAGCCGAGCGGCACCTTGCGAAGCGGCAGCGCGTTGCCCGCCCGTATCTCGGCGTCCTCGCCGGCCATGACCGTATCGCCCGGCTTGAGCCCATCGGGCGCTATGATGTAGCGCTTCTCGCCGTCGGCGTAGTGGAGGAGCGCGATGTTGGCCGAGCGGTTCGGGTCGTACTCGAGGGCCGCCACCCTGGCGGGCACGCCGCGCTTGTCGCGCTTGAAGTCTATGACCCTGTATATCCTCTTGTGGCCTCCGCCTATCCAGCGCACCGTGATCCTGCCGTAGCAGTTGCGTCCCCCCTTGCGCCTGTGCGGCGCCGTGAGACTGCGCTCGGGACGCTTGTCGGCAAGGCCCTCGCAGACGACGGTGGTCATGGTCCTGCGACCCGGAGACGTGGGTTTGTAAGTCTTGATCGGCATCTTTAATGGCTCTCTTGTCTTTTATTTTGGAAACTCCGGGACTCATTGCGCCGGGGGCAAGCCTTCGGAAAAAAGGCTCCCTCGGGGCAATCAGCCGGACCTTCCCCGGTGGTCCGCTCGCGCAGGCTCCCGCGGCGCTTCAGACGCCGGC comes from Deltaproteobacteria bacterium and encodes:
- a CDS encoding 50S ribosomal protein L24 yields the protein MQHPRYKIKKGDQVMVMAGRERGKTGRVARVIREKGKVVVEKLNMVKRHQRPTQKHRHGGIIEKEAPLAISNVMIICDKCKGPVRVGKRFLDDGTKVRYCKKCGEVLDK
- a CDS encoding 50S ribosomal protein L14; the protein is MIQMQTRLNVADNSGARKVSCIKVIGASGKKFARIGDIVVASVKEAIADSKVKKGSVVRAVVVRTVKGTRRPDGSYIKFDENSVVLVNKDNEPVGTRIFGPVARELRAKKFMKIVSLAPEVL
- a CDS encoding 30S ribosomal protein S17, whose translation is MSAKKGTKKRLTGSVVSDAMDKTVVVSITTLVKHPLYKKFVRRRVKYMAHDENNQYKVGDRVVISEVRPLSRRKRWRVAALVESAK
- a CDS encoding 50S ribosomal protein L29 — its product is MKARELREMTLDELRSREAELAKECFNLRMQHATGQLENPLKLRMIRRDIARVKTVKAQKEREAQDVG
- a CDS encoding 50S ribosomal protein L16, which codes for MLMPKKVKHRKQQRGRRRGLAHRGATLSFGDFGLKAVGRGWISTRQIEAARIAMTRHIKRGGKIWIRIFPDKPITKKPAETRMGSGKGAPEDWVAVVKPGRVLYEMEGVAEPVAREAFRLAAHKLSIPTKFVKREAL
- a CDS encoding 30S ribosomal protein S3, translating into MGQKVHPIGFRLGVCKDWSSRWYGGKEYKSLLHEDIRIRDFIKKRLYHAGISKIEIERRSNKVRVIIRTARPGIVIGKRGSEIDVLKRHLVKLVGKDVEVDIVEVRKPDLEAQLVAENVALQLERRVSFRRAMKKAVTTSRRMGAAGIKVMCSGRLGGTEIARREWYREGRVPLHTLRADIDYGLAEAKTTYGVIGVKVLIYKGEVMRPRGEGAGTARQS
- a CDS encoding 50S ribosomal protein L22, with the protein product MEARAVARYIGVSPQKARLVVDRIRGRKVDEALAMLELINKAVSRDVSKVLRSAVANAENTKNLDVDRLYVKKAFVDQGPSQKRLRARAMGRGNVIKRRTSHITIVVEEAKEGR
- a CDS encoding 30S ribosomal protein S19, whose protein sequence is MEKIEREGESKSRKVIKTWSRRSMIVPEMVGHTIAVHNGKKFIPVFITENMIGHKLGEFSPTRTFHGHAGLKKSKVGR
- a CDS encoding 50S ribosomal protein L2, whose product is MPIKTYKPTSPGRRTMTTVVCEGLADKRPERSLTAPHRRKGGRNCYGRITVRWIGGGHKRIYRVIDFKRDKRGVPARVAALEYDPNRSANIALLHYADGEKRYIIAPDGLKPGDTVMAGEDAEIRAGNALPLRKVPLGSFIHNVEMKVGKGGQLVRSAGGYAQLMAKEGKYATIKLPSGEMRLVLQECYATIGQIGNSDHENVTYGKAGRVRWLGRRPHVRGTCMNPVDHPHGGGEGKSKGGNQPQSPWGVPAKGYKTRRRKQSDKYILSRKKGRK